From the Cupriavidus necator N-1 genome, one window contains:
- the sufB gene encoding Fe-S cluster assembly protein SufB: MATPARKLDELINQGYKHGFYTPVETDTVPCGLDEDVIRMISAIKDEPEFMREWRLKAFRHWLTMSEPHWATVKHPPIDYQAIAYYSAPHSQKAGPKTLDEVDPELLRTYEKLGVPLHERELLAGVAVDAVFDSVSVATTFKQKLGELGIIFCSFSEAVREHPALVQQYLGSVVPYTDNFFASLNSAVFSDGSFCYIPPGVRCPMELSTYFRINARNTGQFERTLIIADQGAYVSYLEGCTAPMRDENQLHAAVVELIALEDAQIKYATVQNWYPGDKDGKGGIYNFVTKRGDCRGARSKISWTQVETGSAITWKYPSVILQGDDSVGEFYSVALTNHYQQADTGTKMTHLGRNTRSTILSKGISAGHGQNAYRGLVKMARSAVGARNYSQCDSLLLGDKCAAHTFPYIEVKNATGQVEHEASTSRIGEDQLFYCQSRGVSAEDAVSMIVNGFCKEVFKELPMEFAVEAQKLLGVSLEGSIG; this comes from the coding sequence ATGGCAACCCCGGCACGCAAGCTCGACGAACTGATCAACCAGGGCTATAAGCATGGCTTCTACACGCCCGTGGAGACGGACACGGTACCGTGCGGGCTGGATGAGGACGTGATCCGCATGATCTCGGCCATCAAGGACGAACCGGAATTCATGCGGGAGTGGCGTCTCAAGGCCTTCCGCCACTGGCTGACAATGTCCGAGCCGCACTGGGCGACGGTCAAGCACCCGCCCATCGACTACCAGGCGATCGCCTACTATTCAGCGCCGCACTCCCAGAAGGCGGGACCGAAGACGCTGGACGAGGTCGATCCGGAGTTGTTGCGCACCTACGAAAAGCTGGGCGTGCCGCTGCACGAGCGTGAACTGCTGGCAGGCGTGGCCGTGGACGCGGTATTCGACAGCGTCTCGGTGGCCACCACCTTCAAGCAGAAACTGGGCGAACTCGGCATCATCTTCTGCTCGTTTTCCGAGGCGGTGCGGGAGCATCCGGCGCTGGTGCAGCAGTATCTCGGCTCGGTCGTGCCCTATACCGACAACTTCTTCGCCTCGCTCAACTCCGCCGTGTTCAGCGACGGCTCGTTCTGCTATATCCCGCCCGGGGTACGCTGCCCGATGGAGCTGTCGACCTACTTCCGCATCAATGCCCGCAACACCGGCCAGTTCGAACGCACTCTGATCATCGCCGACCAGGGCGCCTACGTCAGCTATCTGGAGGGTTGCACCGCGCCGATGCGCGACGAGAACCAACTGCATGCCGCGGTGGTGGAGCTGATCGCGCTGGAAGACGCACAGATCAAGTACGCGACCGTGCAGAACTGGTATCCGGGCGACAAGGACGGCAAGGGGGGCATCTACAACTTCGTCACCAAGCGCGGTGACTGCCGCGGCGCGCGCTCGAAGATTTCGTGGACCCAGGTGGAGACCGGCTCCGCCATCACCTGGAAGTATCCGAGCGTGATCCTGCAGGGCGACGACTCGGTCGGCGAGTTCTATTCAGTCGCGCTGACCAACCACTACCAGCAGGCCGACACCGGGACCAAGATGACGCACCTCGGCAGGAACACCAGGAGCACCATCCTTTCCAAGGGCATCTCGGCCGGCCACGGCCAGAACGCTTACCGCGGGCTGGTGAAGATGGCCAGAAGCGCGGTCGGCGCGCGCAACTACTCGCAGTGCGATTCGCTGCTGCTGGGCGACAAATGCGCCGCCCATACCTTCCCTTATATCGAGGTTAAGAACGCCACCGGCCAGGTCGAGCACGAGGCCTCCACCTCGCGCATCGGCGAGGACCAGTTGTTCTATTGCCAGAGCCGCGGGGTCAGCGCAGAGGATGCGGTTTCTATGATCGTGAACGGTTTTTGCAAGGAAGTATTCAAGGAGCTGCCGATGGAATTCGCGGTGGAAGCGCAGAAGCTGCTGGGCGTGAGCCTGGAAGGCAGCATCGGGTAA
- the sufC gene encoding Fe-S cluster assembly ATPase SufC, translated as MLEIRKLHVSVDDKPILHGIDLAVKAGEVHAIMGPNGSGKSTLAHVLAGRDRFTVTEGEVLYDGTSLLGMPPEERARAGIFLAFQYPVEIPGVSNIYLLKAGLNAIRKHRGQPALDAMDFLALVKDKLQLMEMDQDLLYRSVNEGFSGGEKKRNEILQMAVLEPRLAILDETDSGLDIDALKIVARGIEAMRSPQRAIVLVTHYQRLLDYIVPDQVHVLAQGRIARSGGPELARELERHGYAGMESST; from the coding sequence ATGCTTGAGATCCGCAAGCTGCATGTCAGCGTAGATGACAAGCCCATCCTGCACGGCATCGACCTCGCCGTGAAGGCCGGGGAGGTGCACGCCATCATGGGCCCGAACGGTTCGGGCAAGAGCACCCTGGCCCACGTACTGGCCGGGCGCGACCGCTTTACCGTGACAGAGGGCGAGGTCCTCTATGACGGCACCAGCCTGCTTGGCATGCCGCCGGAAGAGCGCGCCCGCGCGGGCATCTTCCTCGCCTTCCAGTATCCGGTGGAAATCCCCGGCGTCTCCAATATCTACCTGCTCAAGGCGGGGCTCAACGCGATCCGCAAGCACCGCGGCCAGCCAGCGCTGGACGCCATGGATTTTCTCGCCCTGGTCAAGGACAAGCTCCAGCTCATGGAAATGGACCAGGACCTGCTTTACCGATCGGTGAACGAAGGCTTCTCCGGCGGCGAGAAGAAGCGCAACGAGATCCTGCAGATGGCGGTGCTGGAGCCGCGCCTCGCCATTCTCGACGAGACCGACTCTGGCCTCGACATCGACGCGCTCAAGATCGTCGCCAGGGGCATCGAGGCCATGCGCAGCCCGCAACGCGCGATTGTGCTGGTCACGCACTACCAGCGCCTGCTCGATTACATCGTGCCGGATCAGGTTCACGTGCTTGCGCAAGGCCGCATCGCCAGGTCTGGCGGGCCCGAGCTGGCGCGCGAGCTGGAGCGGCACGGCTATGCCGGGATGGAGTCTTCAACATGA